Within the Pengzhenrongella sicca genome, the region GTCGTCGCGTTGGCCTCCGGCCTGGTCTTCATCACGGCCCACACGTTCGCCGCGTTCATGCTCGCCCTCGCGCTCCAGGGCGTGTTCCGCGCGCTCGACTCCGGCCCGCTCGAGGCCTGGTACGTCGACACGGCCCAGGCCGACGATCCGGCGGTCCGGGTCGAGGACGCCCTGACGCGGGCTGGCACGGCACTCGGGGTCTCGATCGCGTCCGGCGCCCTCATCTCGGGCGCGCTCGTGGCCTGGCACCCGATCGCCGCGGTATCGGCGCTCGAGCTGCCCTACTGGATCGCGCTCGGGTTCTACGCCGTCAACCTCGTCGCGATCGCCGTCCTCATGCGTGAGGACCGGAGCGGCGCGGGCTCACGTGGGCTGCGCCGGGCCCTGCGCTCGGCCCGCGAGGCGCCGCGCACCGTCGCCGCGGGCGTGCGCACGCTCGGCTCGTCGCGGGTGCTGCGCGCGCTCGTGATGGTCGAGGTGTTCTGGTCGGTGGGGATGATCGCGTTCGAGACCCTGATGCCGGTCCGGCTGTCCGAGCTGGTCGGCGGGCAGACGCAGGCGGGCGCCCTGATGGGACCGGTGTCCGCCGCCGCGTGGGGGCTCTTCGCGGCCGGCTCGGCGCTCGCCGGCCTGGCGAGCCGCCGGCTCGGCGTGGGCTGGACCGCCCTGCTGGCGCGCGCGCTCAACGGCGCCCTGATCGTCGTGATGGGCTTGGCGACCGGACCGGTCGGGCTCGTGACGGCGTTCCTGATCACCTACACGCTGCACGGATCGGGCGGCCCGGTGCACAGCGCCCTGCTGCACCGCGAGGCCGACGCCAGCAACCGGACAACCGTGCTGTCCATGAACTCCATGGTGGCCGGCGGCTCGTACACGCTCGGACTGCTCGTGCTGAGCCCGCTCGCGGAGCACGCGAGCACGGCCGCGGCCATCGTCGTGGCCGGGGCGTTCAGCGTGCTGGGCGCGGTGCTGTACCTGCCCGCGATCCGGCAGGAGCGCTCGGCCGCTCGGGCCGGGGACGGAGCCGGAGCCGGGGAGCCGAGGGCGGCGAGGGGCGCAGGAGGCCGATGAGGGTGCTCGAATTCTTGGCTGTCGGGTTATCCACAGGACTGGTTTGACCCCTTGGCAGGTTTGTCTGGTTCACGTAGAATCGAACACATGTTCGAGCATCGGGTTCGGGCCAGTCGCCGGGAGGGACGCGATGAACACCAGCCGCACCGCCACCGCACCCCTCGACGCGGCGAACCTCGACGACGCGGGACTCGCGGACGACACAGAACTCGAGGCTGCAGACGCGGCGCGCGCGGCCGGTGAGGCGGCGGCGGCCCTGGGGCACGCGGAGGTGCTCGCGGCGGCGATGACGGCCCTGGCGGGCGGGATCGACACCGCGGTCCGGTGGCCGGCGACCGACCGCCGCACGGTGCTGACGGGCCTGGACCGGGTCATCGACGCCCTCGCCGTCGTCCGCGCCGGGCTGCTGGTCGCCGAACGGGACTCCGGACACTGGCAAGGACGCGGCGACACGTCGTTCGAGGCCTGGCGCGGACGGACCTCGAAGGTCGGCCAACGCGCCGCGACCGTCCAGTTCCGCCAGGCCGACGAGCTCGAGACCGTCCCCGACGTGGGCGCCGCGGTCACCGCCGGCCTGATCGGCCTCGAGCACGCGAAAGTCATCGCCAGGATCGCCGCGACCGGCACCGACACCCAACGTCACGCCGCGACTTCCCCCGCCGGGCAGCAGGCACTGGTGGACCTGGCGACCCGGGTCGATGCGGCCACGTTCAAGATCTCCGCCGACCGGTGGGCCGCGACCATCGACCCCGCCGCCCTCGAACGCGACCACCAAGCCCAACGCGCCGCCCGCTACCTCACCCTGACCGAAACGCCCACCGGCACCCACCTCAAAGGACTCCTGGACACGTTCACCGGCCGCAAGGTCGCCCTCGCCCTCGAAGCCGCCACCCCCAAACCCGGGCTCGACGACGATCGCGACCCCGGCCAACGCCGCGCCGACGCCCTCGAAACCCTCGCCGACGCCGTCCTGACCGACCCCGCCACCAAACCCGGCGCCCACGTGCCACCCCAGGTCACCCTCATCCTCACCGAACAAACCTGGGCGGCCACCCACACCGAACGCGAACGTCGTCGCGAAGCTGACATCACTGGCGCCGCTGACATCACCGGCGCTGCTGGCGCTGCTGGCGCTGCTGGCGCTGCTGGCACCGAGACCGACGCCGACCGTGACGTGGTCATGGACATGGACCCGGATGCGGCGCCCGACGACCCGCCGTCGGTGGCCACGACCGTCGTGAGATACGAACCAGCGACCTGGGAAGACGGCACCCCCGTGCCCGCCTCCGAGCTCGCCGTGACCCTGTGCGAGTGCGAGCTCACCCGCGTCGTCATCGACGCCGACGGCGAACCCCTCGACCTCGGACGCAGCCAACGACTGTTCACCGGCCCCCAACGCCGCGCCGTCATCGCCCGCGACCGCGAATGCATCTGGCCCCAGTGCCACGGCCCCGCCCGCTGGGCCCACATCCACCACCTCGACTGGTGGAACCGCGACACCGGCCACACCCGCGTCGACCGCGGCGTCCTGCTCTGCACCCATCACCACCACGAAGCCCACCGCCTCGACCTGACCATCACCCGCCACACCCTGCCCGACCCCGACCCCAGCGCACCCCGGCCCCGCGGCACCATGGCCCGCGTCTGGTACCAGTTCCACCTCCCCGACGGCCGCTCCTTCGGCCACCCACCCCACGACGACCCCGACGAACCAACCCCTGCCGCGCCGGCACCGGCTCCCGCGGGAGCGCCCGCACCCGACGACCTGGACCTCACCCGGATCGTCAACCCCATCACCGGCGCCAGCCAACCCGCCTTCTGGCTCACATGAACCCGACCACCGCGACCAGACCGCCTCGCCGGCGCCTCCGGCGGTCGAGGTCGACCCCGCCGCCTCGCTCCTTCCTCCTCACAACGGCCGGCGCCCCGATGTGCGGGAAAGGTTCCACGGAGGTAACCGCCGCGTGTCACCGATGGAAACACCCGCCTCCTAGCCTCGATCGCAGCGGCCCCCGGGGTCGATCCATGCGGTCGATCTACCTGGAGGAACAGATGGCGGCTCCCCCGCAGCACCTCATCGTCGTCGGCGGCGGCATGGTGGCCCAGCGACTCGTCGAGGCGATGCGAGACCGCGACACCGCGGGCGCCTGGCGCGTCACCGTCCTCGCGGAGGAGCCGCGGGCCCCGTATGACCGGGTCGCCCTCACCTCCTACTTCTCGGGTCGCGACCCGGAGGATCTCTCGATGGGCTCACCCGCCCTCTGGGACGACCCGCTCGTGACTCTCGTGCGCGGCACCCCCGTCGTCGAGCTCGACCGCGCCGCGCGCACCGTCCGGACCGCCGACGGCCGCACCTGGGCCTACGACCAGCTCGTGCTCGCGACGGGCTCGAGCGCCGCCCGACCGCCCATCGAGGGCAGCGACCTGCCCGGCGTGTTCGTCTACCGCACGATCGACGATGTCGCGGCGCTCCGCGGCTGGGTCGAGGAGCAGGCCGCGCGCTGGAACCGGCCCGTGCGCGGTGCGGTGCTCGGCGGCGGCCTCCTCGGCCTCGAGGCCGCCGGCGCGTTGCAGGCGCTCGGCACCGCGGCCACCGTGCTCCAGCGCGGCACGCACCTGATGT harbors:
- a CDS encoding MFS transporter is translated as MTARALSAASARRRFVLLTVTRWFPVGLVIGVTTLIALERGMSLTQLGVILAMQGFVVLGLELPTGGLSDAVGRRPVLLGAGVVALASGLVFITAHTFAAFMLALALQGVFRALDSGPLEAWYVDTAQADDPAVRVEDALTRAGTALGVSIASGALISGALVAWHPIAAVSALELPYWIALGFYAVNLVAIAVLMREDRSGAGSRGLRRALRSAREAPRTVAAGVRTLGSSRVLRALVMVEVFWSVGMIAFETLMPVRLSELVGGQTQAGALMGPVSAAAWGLFAAGSALAGLASRRLGVGWTALLARALNGALIVVMGLATGPVGLVTAFLITYTLHGSGGPVHSALLHREADASNRTTVLSMNSMVAGGSYTLGLLVLSPLAEHASTAAAIVVAGAFSVLGAVLYLPAIRQERSAARAGDGAGAGEPRAARGAGGR
- a CDS encoding HNH endonuclease signature motif containing protein — protein: MNTSRTATAPLDAANLDDAGLADDTELEAADAARAAGEAAAALGHAEVLAAAMTALAGGIDTAVRWPATDRRTVLTGLDRVIDALAVVRAGLLVAERDSGHWQGRGDTSFEAWRGRTSKVGQRAATVQFRQADELETVPDVGAAVTAGLIGLEHAKVIARIAATGTDTQRHAATSPAGQQALVDLATRVDAATFKISADRWAATIDPAALERDHQAQRAARYLTLTETPTGTHLKGLLDTFTGRKVALALEAATPKPGLDDDRDPGQRRADALETLADAVLTDPATKPGAHVPPQVTLILTEQTWAATHTERERRREADITGAADITGAAGAAGAAGAAGTETDADRDVVMDMDPDAAPDDPPSVATTVVRYEPATWEDGTPVPASELAVTLCECELTRVVIDADGEPLDLGRSQRLFTGPQRRAVIARDRECIWPQCHGPARWAHIHHLDWWNRDTGHTRVDRGVLLCTHHHHEAHRLDLTITRHTLPDPDPSAPRPRGTMARVWYQFHLPDGRSFGHPPHDDPDEPTPAAPAPAPAGAPAPDDLDLTRIVNPITGASQPAFWLT